In a genomic window of Myxococcales bacterium:
- a CDS encoding calcium/sodium antiporter — MDVVFLLAGLALLYFGAEWLVAGAAGLARSYGLSALLVGLTVVAYGTSAPELVVGVRAAATGQGAIALGNVIGSNIANLGLILGMTALILPPMIDRTLARRELPVLVGATALLPIVLLDGEIARWEAGALVALAVGYSLWMIRSANIGSVIDASALTDAAESAGGLPHRTSRKRMALRALVGLGLLIVGGDLLVRGATGLARDAGMSDRLIGLTIVAVGTSLPELATSLVAASRGHSDIAIGNVLGSNIFNVLLIGGAAGLVGPIGAPLGTVAGDLIVLGALTLFAVAVMALRPKFGRLAATVLVLGYVAFLLSLIIA, encoded by the coding sequence ATGGATGTGGTGTTCCTCCTGGCGGGCCTGGCCCTGCTGTACTTCGGCGCCGAGTGGCTGGTGGCTGGCGCCGCGGGCCTGGCGCGGTCGTACGGGCTGTCGGCGCTGCTGGTCGGCCTGACCGTCGTCGCCTACGGCACGTCCGCGCCCGAGCTGGTCGTCGGGGTGCGCGCGGCCGCCACCGGCCAGGGCGCGATCGCGCTCGGCAACGTGATCGGCTCGAACATCGCCAACCTCGGCCTGATCCTCGGCATGACCGCGCTGATCCTGCCGCCGATGATCGATCGCACGCTGGCCCGGCGCGAGCTGCCGGTGCTGGTCGGCGCCACCGCGCTCTTGCCGATCGTGCTGCTCGACGGCGAGATCGCGCGGTGGGAGGCCGGCGCGCTGGTCGCGCTGGCGGTCGGCTACTCGCTGTGGATGATCCGGTCGGCGAACATCGGCTCGGTGATCGACGCCAGCGCGTTGACCGACGCGGCCGAGTCGGCCGGCGGGCTCCCGCACCGGACCTCGCGCAAGCGCATGGCGCTGCGGGCCCTGGTCGGCCTGGGCCTGTTGATCGTCGGCGGCGATCTGCTCGTGCGCGGCGCGACCGGCCTGGCCCGGGACGCCGGCATGAGCGATCGCCTGATCGGCCTGACGATCGTCGCGGTCGGCACCTCGCTGCCCGAGCTGGCGACGTCGCTGGTCGCCGCCTCGCGCGGCCACTCGGACATCGCGATCGGCAACGTCCTGGGCTCGAACATCTTCAACGTGCTGCTGATCGGCGGCGCCGCCGGGCTGGTCGGCCCGATCGGCGCGCCGCTGGGCACGGTCGCCGGCGACCTGATCGTCCTCGGCGCGCTCACGCTGTTCGCGGTCGCGGTGATGGCGCTGCGCCCGAAGTTCGGGCGGCTGGCCGCGACCGTGCTCGTGCTCGGCTACGTCGCCTTCCTGCTGTCGCTGATCATCGCCTGA
- a CDS encoding TetR/AcrR family transcriptional regulator: protein MALVRTPGRRVARAAAKVERVVAKAERAVARRPRRRIRLDNDARRAQLLELGQRAFAERTYDEVSIDDIARAAGISKGLLYHYYPTKRDLYVAGLQATADDLLARTVAAADPKLPPLERIRAGLDAYLDFVVAHARPFAALLRGGIGSDPEVAGVIEGTRTRYVERLLSDTENTPLAAIAASEVPMVRIAVRGWLGFVEAASLEWLIRGQAERVALRDLMVDTLLVTLRGVLAPVTGSW from the coding sequence GTGGCATTGGTTCGCACTCCCGGGCGGCGCGTCGCGCGGGCGGCCGCCAAGGTCGAGCGGGTGGTCGCCAAGGCCGAGCGCGCGGTCGCGCGGCGGCCGCGCCGGCGCATCCGCCTCGACAACGACGCCCGCCGGGCCCAGCTGCTCGAGCTCGGCCAGAGGGCGTTCGCCGAGCGGACCTACGACGAGGTGTCGATCGACGACATCGCGCGCGCCGCCGGGATCTCGAAGGGCCTCCTCTACCACTACTACCCGACCAAGCGCGATCTGTACGTCGCCGGGCTGCAGGCCACCGCCGACGACCTGCTCGCGCGCACCGTCGCCGCCGCCGATCCGAAGCTGCCGCCGCTCGAGCGCATCCGCGCCGGCCTCGACGCCTACCTCGACTTCGTGGTCGCGCACGCGCGGCCGTTCGCGGCGCTCCTGCGCGGCGGCATCGGATCGGACCCCGAGGTCGCGGGCGTGATCGAGGGCACCCGCACCCGCTACGTCGAGCGGCTGCTGTCGGACACCGAGAACACGCCGCTCGCGGCGATCGCCGCCAGCGAGGTGCCGATGGTCCGGATCGCGGTGCGCGGCTGGCTCGGCTTCGTCGAGGCCGCCAGCCTCGAGTGGCTGATCCGCGGCCAGGCCGAGCGCGTCGCCCTGCGCGACCTGATGGTCGACACGCTGCTGGTGACCCTGCGCGGCGTGCTGGCGCCGGTGACCGGGAGCTGGTGA
- a CDS encoding metal-dependent hydrolase: protein MTNPSIAASLPTAPPAPAGGVPVEPRAARPPITPRPGPRDFGAVPKHWFAGLAVPTQVSNGVNLLFPAGERFFVRSVYYYLDRIDDPALKAAIKGFGGQEGRHARSHEDFFATMRGHGYEIDRFLKVYEWLSFTLLERLAPPALRLAATAAAEHYTAIMAAGAAADVPLELAHPAMRQLLYWHAAEELEHKSVAFDVLQRVNSSYALRLAGLAMSTAMLVSMWWSATLYLLWQDGVTPWQAARNLRELRRQRPTEPIARRVFARGIRAYLRRDFHPDQDDNYHLAAQLLAKAEAAGAELAAAATPVPA, encoded by the coding sequence ATGACGAACCCCTCGATCGCCGCCTCCTTGCCCACCGCCCCGCCCGCGCCCGCCGGCGGGGTCCCCGTCGAGCCGCGCGCCGCCCGACCGCCGATCACACCGCGCCCCGGGCCGCGCGACTTCGGCGCGGTGCCCAAGCACTGGTTCGCGGGCCTGGCGGTGCCGACCCAGGTCTCCAACGGGGTGAACCTGCTGTTCCCCGCCGGCGAGCGCTTCTTCGTGCGCTCGGTCTACTACTACCTCGATCGCATCGACGACCCCGCGCTCAAGGCGGCGATCAAGGGCTTCGGCGGCCAGGAGGGGCGCCACGCCCGCTCGCACGAGGACTTCTTCGCGACGATGCGCGGCCACGGCTACGAGATCGATCGCTTCCTCAAGGTCTACGAGTGGCTGTCGTTCACGCTGCTCGAGCGCCTGGCGCCGCCGGCGCTGCGCCTGGCCGCGACCGCCGCGGCCGAGCACTACACCGCGATCATGGCGGCCGGCGCCGCCGCCGACGTGCCGCTCGAGCTGGCCCACCCGGCGATGCGTCAGCTCCTGTACTGGCACGCGGCCGAGGAGCTCGAGCACAAGTCGGTCGCGTTCGACGTGCTGCAGCGCGTGAACTCCTCGTACGCGCTCCGGCTCGCGGGCCTCGCGATGTCGACCGCGATGCTGGTCTCGATGTGGTGGAGCGCGACCCTGTACCTGCTGTGGCAGGACGGCGTCACGCCGTGGCAGGCGGCGCGCAACCTGCGCGAGCTCCGCCGGCAGCGCCCGACCGAGCCGATCGCGCGGCGGGTGTTCGCGCGCGGCATCCGGGCGTACCTGCGCCGGGACTTCCACCCCGATCAGGACGACAACTACCACCTGGCCGCGCAGCTGCTCGCCAAGGCCGAGGCCGCCGGCGCCGAGCTGGCGGCCGCCGCCACCCCGGTGCCCGCATGA
- a CDS encoding SDR family NAD(P)-dependent oxidoreductase, with amino-acid sequence MNLDNALCVVTGAGSGIGRATAAALAARGARLVISDIDQARLDDVARELGAAVVLARVVDVGDRAQVAALAEACHAIQPGVDVLVNNAGVGQAGGVLDTSLDDWDFTLRVNLMGTVYGCHYFVPAMVARGRGHVVNVSSMLGFMPSPWVIAYQASKFAVLGLTLSMRSELAGSGVRATAICPGMINTAIVDDTRFSARNQGLRGPVAQSFSDRGWPPSRVADAIVGVLGTDTAVRPVGPEAWFAWGLTRLAPRLISDRLTRLMTRRLEKHRTPAPPAG; translated from the coding sequence ATGAACCTCGACAACGCCCTCTGTGTCGTCACCGGCGCCGGCAGCGGCATCGGCCGCGCCACCGCCGCCGCCCTCGCCGCCCGCGGCGCGCGCCTGGTGATCTCGGACATCGATCAGGCCCGCCTCGACGACGTCGCCCGCGAGCTCGGCGCCGCCGTGGTCCTGGCGCGGGTCGTCGACGTCGGCGATCGCGCCCAGGTCGCCGCGCTGGCCGAGGCCTGCCACGCGATCCAGCCCGGCGTCGACGTGCTCGTCAACAACGCCGGCGTCGGCCAGGCCGGCGGCGTGCTCGACACCTCGCTCGACGACTGGGACTTCACGCTGCGCGTGAACCTGATGGGCACGGTCTACGGCTGCCACTACTTCGTGCCGGCCATGGTCGCGCGCGGCCGCGGCCACGTCGTGAACGTGTCGTCGATGCTCGGCTTCATGCCGTCGCCGTGGGTGATCGCGTACCAGGCGTCGAAGTTCGCGGTGCTGGGCCTGACCCTGTCGATGCGCAGCGAGCTGGCCGGCTCGGGCGTGCGCGCGACCGCGATCTGCCCCGGCATGATCAACACCGCGATCGTCGACGACACCCGCTTCAGCGCGCGCAACCAGGGCCTGCGCGGGCCGGTCGCGCAGTCGTTCAGCGATCGCGGCTGGCCGCCGTCGCGCGTCGCCGACGCGATCGTCGGCGTGCTCGGCACCGACACCGCGGTGCGCCCGGTCGGGCCCGAGGCCTGGTTCGCCTGGGGCCTGACCCGCCTGGCGCCGCGGCTCATCAGCGATCGCCTGACCCGCCTGATGACCCGCCGCCTCGAGAAGCACCGCACGCCCGCGCCGCCCGCCGGCTGA
- the yedA gene encoding drug/metabolite exporter YedA — MRAPSIAPEVAPARAASTLLAALAAVYVIWGSTYLAMRVVVESMPPLGMGAARFTVAGAILLVVALASGTPRPRARHWLAAIPVGALMFVGGNGLVAIAETEVSSGVAALVCATMPLWMALFTAASGERPSGREWLGIAVGVAGVGVLVGGAELSATPRAALILVGSPLAWALGSVLARRLPTAPGLGGPGTQMLAGGLALFVAAAIRGESVPAHPSARSLAALLYLLVLGSLVGFTAYSWLLRNARPALASSYAFVNPVLAVLLGVLFGGEALARPTLIAAPLVVAAVVLVISGRGRAAKA, encoded by the coding sequence ATGCGCGCACCGTCGATCGCTCCCGAGGTGGCCCCGGCCCGCGCGGCGTCGACGCTGCTCGCGGCGCTGGCCGCGGTCTACGTGATCTGGGGCTCGACCTACCTGGCCATGCGGGTCGTCGTCGAGTCGATGCCGCCGCTGGGCATGGGCGCGGCGCGGTTCACGGTCGCCGGCGCGATCCTGCTGGTGGTCGCGCTGGCGTCCGGCACGCCGCGGCCGCGCGCGCGCCACTGGCTGGCGGCGATCCCGGTCGGCGCGCTGATGTTCGTCGGCGGCAACGGCCTGGTGGCGATCGCCGAGACCGAGGTGTCGTCGGGCGTGGCCGCGCTGGTGTGCGCGACGATGCCGCTGTGGATGGCGCTGTTCACGGCCGCGTCGGGCGAGCGCCCGAGCGGGCGCGAGTGGCTGGGGATCGCGGTGGGCGTGGCCGGCGTCGGCGTGCTGGTGGGCGGCGCCGAGCTGTCGGCGACGCCGCGCGCGGCGCTGATCCTGGTCGGCTCGCCGCTGGCCTGGGCCCTGGGCTCGGTGCTGGCGCGGCGCCTGCCGACCGCGCCGGGCCTGGGCGGGCCCGGCACCCAGATGCTGGCCGGCGGGCTGGCGCTGTTCGTCGCCGCCGCGATCCGCGGCGAGAGCGTGCCGGCGCACCCGAGCGCGCGGTCGCTGGCGGCGCTGCTGTACCTGCTGGTGCTGGGCTCGCTGGTCGGCTTCACCGCCTACAGCTGGCTCCTGCGCAACGCCCGCCCGGCGCTCGCCAGCAGCTACGCGTTCGTCAACCCGGTGCTGGCGGTGCTGCTCGGCGTGCTGTTCGGCGGCGAGGCGCTGGCCCGCCCGACGCTGATCGCCGCGCCGCTGGTGGTCGCCGCGGTGGTCCTGGTGATCAGCGGCCGCGGGCGCGCCGCCAAGGCGTGA
- a CDS encoding PLP-dependent aminotransferase family protein — protein MHGDYLYEQLAAELGDAIERGSLRPGERLPSVRRLAEDRALSVATVVQAYTVLEGTGLIEARPKSGYFVRRRTDDGAAPRPPRKSVTPTRPAVSDGIARLIAALRDPSVVPLAAAYLDPSTLKVAALNRIASTLAREVSTLGSRDDTPPGLGTLRRALARRSVGWGAPLTEHDFVATIGATEAITLALRATTRPGDAVAVESPTYFGILQAIEALGLKVVEVPAHPRTGIDLGALDDALRVTPIRAIVTMPTAANPLGSIMPDEAKAELYALAVRHDVPIIEDDVYGELCFDGSRPRTIKAWDRDGRVLLCGSVSKTLAPGYRVGWIAPGRYQDDVERLKFSQSLACPTLTGMAVAEMLASGSYDRHLRRLRHVVAGQVARYRDEVLARFPEGTRVSAPRGGFVLWVELPGSLDTLVLQERALARGVAIAPGPIFSARQQRFSTCLRLSCGQPLTPRITAALDLIAHLAHDLATRGVRAHRATA, from the coding sequence ATGCACGGCGACTACCTGTACGAGCAGCTCGCGGCCGAGCTCGGCGACGCGATCGAGCGCGGGTCGCTGCGCCCGGGCGAGCGGCTGCCGTCGGTCCGGCGCCTGGCCGAGGACCGGGCGCTGTCGGTCGCGACCGTGGTCCAAGCCTACACCGTGCTCGAGGGCACCGGCCTGATCGAGGCCCGGCCCAAGTCGGGGTACTTCGTCCGGCGGCGCACCGACGACGGCGCCGCGCCGCGGCCGCCGCGCAAGTCCGTGACCCCGACCCGCCCGGCGGTGTCCGACGGCATCGCCCGGCTGATCGCGGCGCTGCGCGACCCGAGCGTCGTCCCGCTGGCCGCCGCCTACCTGGATCCGTCGACGCTCAAGGTCGCCGCGCTCAACCGCATCGCGTCGACGCTGGCGCGCGAGGTCTCGACCCTGGGCTCGCGCGACGACACCCCGCCCGGCCTCGGCACGCTGCGCCGCGCGCTGGCGCGCCGCTCGGTCGGCTGGGGCGCGCCGCTGACCGAGCACGACTTCGTCGCGACGATCGGCGCGACCGAGGCCATCACCCTGGCGCTGCGCGCGACCACCCGCCCCGGCGACGCGGTCGCGGTCGAGTCGCCGACCTACTTCGGCATCCTCCAGGCCATCGAGGCGCTGGGCCTCAAGGTGGTCGAGGTGCCGGCCCACCCGCGCACCGGCATCGACCTGGGCGCGCTCGACGACGCGCTGCGGGTCACGCCGATCCGCGCGATCGTCACGATGCCGACCGCGGCCAACCCGCTGGGCTCGATCATGCCCGACGAGGCCAAGGCCGAGCTGTACGCGCTGGCGGTGCGCCACGACGTGCCGATCATCGAGGACGACGTCTACGGCGAGCTGTGCTTCGACGGCAGCCGCCCGCGCACGATCAAGGCCTGGGACCGCGACGGCCGCGTGCTGCTGTGCGGCTCGGTGTCCAAGACCCTCGCGCCCGGCTACCGGGTCGGCTGGATCGCGCCGGGCCGGTACCAGGACGACGTCGAGCGGCTGAAGTTCTCGCAGTCGCTCGCGTGCCCGACCCTGACCGGCATGGCGGTGGCCGAGATGCTGGCGTCGGGCAGCTACGACCGCCACCTGCGGCGGCTGCGCCACGTCGTCGCCGGCCAGGTCGCGCGCTACCGCGACGAGGTGCTGGCGCGCTTCCCCGAGGGCACGCGGGTCTCGGCGCCCCGCGGCGGCTTCGTGCTGTGGGTCGAGCTGCCCGGCTCGCTCGACACGCTCGTGCTGCAGGAGCGCGCGCTCGCCCGCGGCGTGGCGATCGCGCCGGGGCCGATCTTCTCGGCCCGGCAGCAGCGCTTCAGCACGTGCCTGCGCCTGTCGTGCGGCCAGCCGCTGACGCCGCGCATCACCGCCGCGCTCGATCTGATCGCCCACCTCGCCCACGACCTCGCCACCCGCGGGGTCCGGGCCCACCGCGCCACCGCCTGA
- a CDS encoding NAD(P)/FAD-dependent oxidoreductase, producing MSVTDVVWDDELELELDLPLDAPSLDGDSATVRAAVAAKLSVDPAGLPVLEVRRRAIDARHRRVRFHLTVGARPAVAAELAAPHPRAVAGDPVIVVGAGPAGLYCAYELARHGVAAIVVDRGKLVQARRRDLKGLTQHGRVDPDSNYCFGEGGAGTYSDGKLYTRAHKRGDVRDVIEILALHGAPAEILVDARPHIGSNRLPKVLTAMRERLVALGVRFELPAKVVELLVEDHRGVRRVAGVRLADGRQLTGRAVVVATGHSARDVWPLLQDAGATLEAKPFALGVRIEHPQALIDRAQYGGAAGHPRLTAAPYRLAHTTDGPGGARGVFSFCMCPGGWIVPAATEADGVVVNGMSLSRRDSPFANSGLVVAIELADLAALGLTGPLAGVELQRRVEQAAAVAGGGHLRAPATRVLDFVAGRGSSTAPASSYVPGVTATDVGEVLAASGLDLAARMRVALTKFDQQLRGYVSSEAIVVGVESRTSSPVRVPRDPTTLACPGVADLYPSGEGAGYAGGIVSAALDGIRVARAIVGSR from the coding sequence ATGTCCGTGACCGACGTGGTCTGGGACGACGAGCTCGAGCTCGAGCTCGACCTGCCGCTCGACGCGCCCAGCCTCGACGGCGACTCGGCGACGGTGCGGGCCGCGGTCGCCGCCAAGCTCTCGGTCGATCCCGCCGGGCTGCCGGTGCTCGAGGTCCGGCGCCGCGCCATCGACGCGCGCCACCGCCGGGTCCGGTTCCACCTGACCGTCGGCGCCCGGCCCGCGGTCGCCGCCGAGCTGGCCGCGCCCCACCCGCGCGCGGTCGCCGGCGATCCGGTGATCGTCGTCGGCGCCGGCCCGGCCGGCCTGTACTGCGCGTACGAGCTGGCCCGCCACGGCGTCGCCGCGATCGTCGTGGATCGCGGCAAGCTGGTGCAGGCGCGCCGGCGCGATCTCAAGGGCCTGACCCAGCACGGCCGGGTCGATCCCGACAGCAACTACTGCTTCGGCGAGGGCGGCGCCGGCACCTACTCCGACGGCAAGCTCTACACTCGGGCCCACAAGCGCGGCGACGTCCGCGACGTGATCGAGATCCTGGCGCTGCACGGCGCCCCGGCCGAGATCCTGGTCGACGCCCGGCCGCACATCGGCTCGAACCGCCTGCCCAAGGTGCTCACGGCGATGCGCGAGCGCCTGGTCGCGCTCGGCGTCCGGTTCGAGCTGCCGGCCAAGGTGGTCGAGCTCCTGGTCGAGGACCACCGCGGCGTGCGGCGGGTCGCCGGCGTGCGCCTCGCCGACGGCCGCCAGCTCACCGGCCGCGCGGTGGTGGTGGCGACCGGCCACTCGGCCCGCGACGTCTGGCCGCTGCTGCAGGACGCCGGGGCCACGCTCGAGGCCAAGCCGTTCGCGCTCGGCGTGCGCATCGAGCACCCGCAGGCGCTGATCGATCGCGCGCAGTACGGCGGCGCCGCCGGGCACCCGCGCCTGACCGCCGCCCCCTACCGCCTCGCCCACACCACCGACGGCCCCGGCGGCGCGCGCGGCGTCTTCTCGTTCTGCATGTGCCCCGGCGGCTGGATCGTCCCGGCCGCGACCGAGGCCGACGGCGTGGTCGTCAACGGCATGAGCCTGTCGCGCCGCGACTCGCCGTTCGCCAACAGCGGCCTGGTCGTCGCGATCGAGCTGGCCGATCTCGCCGCGCTCGGCCTGACCGGCCCGCTGGCCGGCGTCGAGCTGCAGCGCCGGGTCGAGCAGGCCGCGGCCGTGGCCGGCGGCGGCCACCTGCGCGCGCCCGCCACCCGCGTGCTCGACTTCGTCGCCGGCCGCGGCTCGTCGACCGCGCCGGCGTCGAGCTACGTGCCCGGCGTGACCGCGACCGACGTCGGCGAGGTCCTGGCCGCGTCCGGCCTCGATCTGGCCGCGCGCATGCGCGTCGCGCTGACCAAGTTCGATCAGCAGCTGCGCGGGTACGTGTCGAGCGAGGCGATCGTCGTCGGCGTCGAGTCGCGCACGTCGAGCCCGGTGCGGGTGCCGCGCGATCCGACCACGCTGGCGTGCCCCGGCGTCGCCGACCTGTACCCGTCGGGCGAGGGCGCCGGCTACGCCGGCGGCATCGTGTCGGCGGCGCTCGACGGCATCCGCGTCGCGCGCGCGATCGTCGGAAGTCGCTGA
- a CDS encoding ferrous iron transport protein A gives MLTLAEVERHAQVAIVAVDGERGFRRRLLELGLCPGTQVAITNVAPLGDPLEIEVRGGRLSIRRDEAAQIHVRR, from the coding sequence ATGCTCACGCTGGCCGAGGTCGAACGCCACGCCCAGGTCGCCATCGTCGCGGTCGACGGCGAGCGCGGCTTCCGGCGGCGCCTGCTCGAGCTGGGCCTGTGCCCGGGCACCCAGGTGGCGATCACCAACGTCGCGCCGCTGGGCGATCCGCTCGAGATCGAGGTCCGCGGCGGCCGCCTGTCGATCCGCCGCGACGAGGCGGCGCAGATCCACGTGCGCCGATGA
- a CDS encoding HNH endonuclease: MDGATAQTATLLLSQSYEPIKVISWQRAITLLFLGKVEVIEEYAADVRSVSFIIKIPAVVRLLRAFRRHHKPVKFSRVNIYARDSYTCQYCGVRLSVAELTYDHVTPRSQGGTTDWTNIVTCCHECNRTKGGRTPRQAGMHLRAQPTQPNWVPAVTIRVSLRSVPDAWRDYLYWTGELDRT, encoded by the coding sequence ATGGACGGTGCGACGGCCCAAACCGCGACGCTCCTCCTTTCACAGAGCTACGAGCCGATCAAGGTCATCTCGTGGCAGCGGGCGATCACGCTCTTGTTCCTCGGCAAGGTCGAGGTGATCGAGGAGTACGCCGCCGACGTCCGGTCGGTGTCGTTCATCATCAAGATCCCGGCGGTGGTGCGGCTGTTGCGGGCCTTCCGCCGCCACCACAAGCCGGTGAAGTTCTCGCGCGTCAACATCTACGCCCGGGACAGCTACACCTGCCAGTACTGTGGCGTGCGCCTGAGCGTGGCCGAGCTGACCTACGACCACGTCACGCCGCGGTCCCAGGGCGGCACGACCGACTGGACCAACATCGTGACCTGCTGCCACGAGTGCAACCGCACCAAGGGCGGCCGCACGCCGCGCCAGGCCGGCATGCACCTGCGCGCCCAGCCGACCCAGCCCAACTGGGTGCCGGCGGTGACGATCCGCGTCAGCCTGCGCTCGGTCCCCGACGCCTGGCGCGACTACCTGTACTGGACCGGCGAGCTCGACCGCACCTGA